In the genome of Fusarium poae strain DAOMC 252244 chromosome 1, whole genome shotgun sequence, the window GCTTGGCCAGTGGTCGCTTCTCCAGTGGTTGCAATTAACAGCAATGCAATGCACTTACCGATAAAAGTTCTCGCCCTTGGTCTTGACATTGTTAAGACCATCTCCTCCTTTGCCTTGGCGCTCGCGCCGGgtggcttctttctttccaGTACCCATGGTGAAAAAGTTGGTCGAGGATACTGGCGACAAAAAtgaaaagagaagatgggcGATTCAGAAATTTATTtgaactttttttttctccgTTCTTAGTAGCGAATGAGCCCCACTTACTTCCCTCGGGGGCTGGTGGCGGGGCTAAATGGCAAGGGGCCGGCGCTAGGTGTCGGACCAAGATAATCCGGCAGACTTCATCCGACGTCGATTTTCTCAGTCGGTCAATGAGGTAAAAGTCGAGAAGCGAATTCAACGACAGGGTCACAACCTCAATTGCAATCCTAGCCTGAGCCCTTCAGCGCTAAAATCGGCGCTGGCTCCTTTCACGATGTCTTTTGGTCTCGCAACTTCCGGCTCAAGGGTGGCTGCCCGCCAGCTCCTCACAGCTTCAAGAGCCTTTTCGACTTCGGCTGCTACTCTCGAACAAGTCCCTCCAGAGTCCCCATCATACATTCGTTTGCCCACACCACCCCAGTCCGACGAAAAGAAGCTTCCTCGTGTCAGAGGTCATCTCCCAGTGCCTCGCGAGGTTTTCCCTCGCGTTGGGGGCGAAAGCAAGGTTGGGCTCAACTATCTCAATAAGACCACTCCACCACCAGTTTCATATCGAAAGCCCATAAACGATAGTCAAGTATGGAGGAAAAAAATGGCAATAACCCGTCGAGGTAATCTTGGTGATGGTCTGAAAGAGCTTTGGCGGCGACGAAATGAACGCCTAGAGTTGCACAACGAGCGTGTGAGCCGCAAGTTTGAGGAGAACCACGAGGCTGTCAAGGCACCCGAACGAGCAGACGACGCCCTCACCCGGAGCACAGTGTTGAAAGATGTGCTAGATACCAAAACACGTGTCGATCCTGAGCGTTTCGAACGTGCAGAGCAGAGCCGTGCCAATAATGAACGAACTCTGTCAGCAAAACGCGAGGCTCGCCGAGATGCTTTGATGGAGCTCTACATCAATGCGTCCAAGTTCATCGTCAGTGAGAGTGAGCTCAAGACTGAGATTGACACAATTTTCGCCGAGGACTTCTTCCACAAGCAAGGATTCGATGTTGGTCGATATGGCTCCGCCGAAAACACATGGGACGTGTGGGGCAAGCCAACCTCAATCAACGACATGTTGGAAACTACGACGGGTGTGTCTACGAAGATTATGGACTTTTACGAAACCGAGTATGATCGCTCGGTGAAGCGACAGAAGAGAATTGCCGAGGAGTTTACTGGTGGCAAGATGGAGTAAACTATACCTAATGGCTTGTACAATATTTTGTATCCCATATTACTGTAACTATTCCAGACATCGCATTTTGAAGCGACCCAAACGACGTCTGAACGAATTCCACCCAAAGTGTTTCTAAATTGATGTGGTGTTCCCACATGTCTCGGCTAGCTAAAATGAAAATCGACACAACAATTACCCAAAAACGACAGGGGAAAACATATCCATAGTCCAACGCCAATAGTGTTCAGCTCAACATATACCCACGTGCACCACTGCGAAGTACGGCAACGTCCTCCTTCATTTCTCATATATACGTCTTCGGTGATGCTCCAAATCCAACTGTACTGTCTATCGTCTCTCAACAAGCAGAATGTGCATGGCAGCATAAGACAAGACGATGAATACAGCAGCGAATATTCCCAGGTTTCTAATGTCAGGCCACATGGCGTCATTGTTGAACCCGAAAGAGCTAAGGATCGCTGCGCCGGGGACAGTAATGTCGAGGCCGTACTTGCTGTCCACAAGTGTAAGATGGAGAACCTCGTTAACAATAAGTGATTCAAAGCCGTAGTGGAATATGGATAGCGTCTGGAGCCAGAGCGCGCCCTTTGGAGTGGCCTTGTGGTTGAGCAGGAAACCGGCAAAAAGAAGACTGAAGAGCATGACAAGACTGCCAATCAGGTTTGCCACACTGCCATCCTTACAAACAATGCCGATGAACAGGCACACGGCGGCTGCGGCCATATTGAACAATACTAGCACGAGGATGAAGTTGAAGAAATGCGTCGAGTCGGCCACCAGTCCTGTCATGGGATATATGATGGAGCCCATGAGGATTGGGGGGATGATCCGAAGTGGAATAATATCGAAAAGTACCTTGGCCGCAAAGTATGTGGCGGGTGCATAATAGCCATTAGCACGCTCCCGAACAAAAAGGAGACGTTCGGTAGCGAAAACATTGAGACTCGTGAGGGTGCTGAACCCAAAGAGCGCgagtaagaaaaagaagagaccAAGTCGGTTTTGAAAGCCAGGGATATCATCAGTGAGTCCATAGAAGAGATAACCCGAGAAAACAGCCAAGACGATGGCAATAGCGTAGTGGGTGAGCATGAGCATTGGATTTCGGTACAGGTTTTTCCATGTCCTCTGGGACAGAATGATGAACTGGCGCAGGTATCCGACACGAGCATATCCTTTTCCTACGGCACTGACATGAATGTTCGGCCCCTCGGTGGTATAGCCATTTGAATTGGTGCCGTTGGCGTTCTCTGCGGTGTGGATGGCTTGCTGGATCTCTTCATGGGTTGAGCGGGCGATCTCTGAGTGAATAAATGACTGAGTCATGATGTCGAGATCGGTTCCAGTGGCAGCTGCTGGAGGCAGATCATGAGGGTCCTCAAGAAGAGGGGCAGCTAGAGAGTCAACAGGGTTTTGATGAAGTCGATAGGCGCCATTATCCTCGCCACCAGCATCTGAGGATGCTGCAGTATCGACAGTCTTTCTGCGAGTAAACAGCTGACGCTCCTGGCGAACCTTGACAGAATGTTTACGGTGATTCTTGGGTCTGCTCGAGCTAGCATCGTCATCTCCAGAGGTGGTACCAGAAATGCTTGCGACAGACTTGATTGCACGAGTGCTGCTGGGGCCAACACTACTGTTGTCGAGGCCGACAGTTCCATCGTCAATCGACTGGGTACTACCAGCATGCATGGTAAGATCGACAAGATAATCTGCGATATTGAATCCAGGAGGACATTCATAGCCGATTTCGTCAAAGTAGCTCTGACATTGGTTAAAGGGGCCTGAATAAACAGTTCGTCCTCGCGCCAACAGCACCAGTCTGTCGAAAAGAGCAACAATATTGGAGCGCGGCTGGTGAATTGTGAAAATGACAGTACGCTGGTAGGTCTTCGCGAGGGTCACGAGACACTCAATAACGTTGTAGGCGTTGTAGGCATCGAGGCCACTGGTGGGTTCATCCAGGAACAAGATCGAGGGGCTGGTCACCAGTTCGCAGGCAATTCCAACACGTCTCTTCTCGCCACCCGAGATACCACGGCCCTTACCTTCTTCAGAACCGATAAGGGAATCACGAATGTGGTGAATGCCAAGTTCCTTCTCGACCTCGAGTACTCGTTGCTCCTTGGCAGCACGTCCCATGTCGCGGGGAAGTCGAAGTAGGGCACTGGTAAGAATCGTCTCATGAACGGTAAGAGTAGGGAGCATGGTATCCTCCTGATCCACGAATCCAACAACATTCTTGTAGTCGCTATCGTCGACCTTTTCTCCATTGACGTAGAAATTACCATGAACCTGTCCGCGCTTATTCTTTCGGGCTAGTATGTCGAGGAATGTTGTCTTTCCTGCTCCAGAAGCACCCATAATGGCAGTTACTTCTCCTGGTTTGCAAATACCACGAATTCCTGTGAGAATCTGTTTACCATTGAGATTGTAAGCGACGTCGTCGAAATAAAGTGACGCGGGCTTGTGATCCGCCATCAATTTAGTGCTCTCGTCGTCGGAGTCCTCCAAGCGAATCGCCCCATAGTTCAACTTTCGCCTCGACAGATACCATGTCAGGATGATGACAGCAACCAGAAACAGCGAGCAACCGGCGATGACGCCAGCAATAAGGGGTGTGTTAATCTTTTTCACTGGTCGCTTCCATCCTGGCACCTCTGTCTCGTAGAGGCACTCGCCAGCATGACAGTCGAGGAAGATGCTGGAATCGCCGATCAATGCGAGAATCAACGCATCCATCTCAGGTTCTTTGAAGGCGCAGTCGTGGGTGCCACCGTGTTTCTGAGTACACTCAAACCGACCCGGGCCTTGAATAGACTGATCGAGGAAGTCGGTAAGATCAATCGATCCATCCTTACCACACAGCATCCTGTCAGGAATACAGCTGCAGCTGATCTTGTTGCATTTGTAGGAAGTGGTGTTCTTGGTCTCCTCCCAATCGGCGGACGAGTCACATTCGGAAAGGTGACAGTAGAAAGACTCGACGGCATCAACCCAAACTAAAACAGACATTAGCACTGCTCACAGCGAACGAGTCGAAACTTGTGACTGACATTGAAAGTCGCAGGTCTGGTCTTCTTGTTTGCAGGTAAACGTGACCTCGGGGCGCTGTTTGCCAAGCAAGGATGTAATCTTCTGGTTCGTGACATCGCAAATCTGGTAGTTATGGTTTACGACTTCTCCGTTTTGGTAACATACGCCGCCTTCACCTTTCTCCATAAGAGCGTTGCAGGCTTTGTTGTCTGTACAGACATTGCAGTTAATGCCGGTCCAACCCTCGTCGCATTCGCATGTTGAGCCGGAACGCATTGGGCGATCCTTTCCTTTGGGGAGTGAGCCGCATACTAGCAAAACGATCAGTCTATGTTCCATATATATCAGGAGGATGGAGGGTGGTCGTACGTGGCTCGAGACAATCGTCACCGCCAAATCCCTCAGGACAGGCGCATTTCCCATTAAACTCGTTGCAGCCGGCGTATTGCGCACAAGTATGTGCTGGGAGGAGACAATTAAAGCTATGTTCAGGTCAGCAAAAAGAATCGTGATTGTATCGATAGCAGTGTAATGACACACCATGGAGGACAGCCGTCTGGACGATCGCCCATCAGAGCTAACTGTGCGCGTAGTTGATCGGCCTGCGAATACGTTGCGTTTTGTGAGGCCATCGCGATGCCAGGCCAAAAGGCCACAGCACCTATTAGGAGGCTCCTTAATGTAGGAGCCATAACTGCAGCGATACGAGTATGATGCAGTTTTGGTGATGGAACAATGGATGTTAATGGGAGGTGAAGCCTGGTCAGTTTAAACGATGGCCGGCTAGGGAACGAGTACCTCTCCGTATCAGCGCGACAAGGATAAGCTGTTTGGCTGAGGAGTGGCGCCCCCGCGTTACTCTGCCATTTAGGCAACCGGAGGCAGGTACGGAGGGTGCGTCTGTCCCCAACATCGGCCAGATGTCAAAGGCTATATTTATGATTGGTTGGCACAGCCACTAACTATGGGTCTCATGACTCGATATGGTCCAGTGTATCTTTAGCAACCAGCACCATGAAACTATGACAGCTTCAACTTCCAAGCATGCACAGGCCAATGGAAATCGCTGTTTCACCCACGTAACGCATTTTCTTGATAGAGAGTCTCTTTATTTGATAGATTCGAAATGACAATACTCTGCAAACTCTTTATCATGGGCTGAAATCGCGTACAGGTAGACGGTCAAGTTTCATATAGTACTGACGTCATTAATATCGACGCGATTCTCCATTTTAAGCACGATAAGATTATGCACTACATGATAATGTCTAAATGCCACTAAGGAACTGTTTAaggcgcatgaacttctcaTGATCATGACTCTGTCAATGATAACCCTTGATTCGCTGTTTCCAAGTAGACCTAAAATTCCCGCATGTAACGTCAATGGTTTCGCCATACCGTTCCTGGTCGGGCAAACTTCATACTTTATTTGTCTCCTAGTACAGCTACCCTGAACTTGATATGCTCATGCTCATGCTGATGTACAACATGCCTGTCTTTCTAGATATGCAGTACCttgattatattaattaataataaatagtactAAGGGTTTTTTATGTATCATTTGGTCGGGTGTTGGTCTGCTTTATGGCTAAGACTGCCTTGTACTCTCTCAAACGATTTGCGCGACATTTATACACATGTACGAACAAGCAAGTGCGTTACCAAAGCAAACTATTCCAAATATTACCAAGGATACGCTACTGCGTTGTTTGTCTTCAGAGCCTATAATGCTCATATTATTACAAGCCCTGTTAAAATTCTGAAGCATATGGTGACAGTATGGTAGAACAATACTCTTCATACCAGCGTATCTTGGTGTTTTCTTACCCAAGTATCAACAAACCATAGCAGTAATATAGCAGAACGGTCGctcatacctaggtaccttacGCATGATAACCACGAACAGCATGGGGCAAACCCAGTTAATTATGTACATAGGCAGACAGTGGTTGTGTTCCCCCCCGGATTTTATCCCTGTCAATTAGCCTAACAAATACAACTAAGCTTTGTGGGGGAAGATTAAACAGGCAAGTTATGGCTAAGTTATCAGACAATCCCTTACTTCAGAGGCCAAGCTGGGGTATCAAAATGCCAGCTCAAGCACACAAGACCAGACAAGATAACAGCCTCAATTAGCAACCTGGGTAGACATCCAAAACAGTTCACTGTCGAAGTAGTCGAAAGGCATTGGAAGGACGTACTAGGGTGGACCAGTAGTCCACTGTCAAAGTACCTAACTAGAGGGCGTCAAAACTCAAAAGACATTGGAAAGGCGCACTAGGGCGGGTCAGTAGCCCCCTCTTATTTATACAAGTACTCAATCTTGAACTACAGGTACTCACTCGATATCGAAGTGTTTAATTCCAAAACGAAAGTATCTAAACGCAGGGTGATTTTCCGAGATCGCAAATATGGTTAGAATCGCCCCCTTCGCCGTTGAGCAATGGATGGATGACTACGAGACAACGGCTGGAGTCCTGAACGTTGCCGAGACGTGTGCTGCGTCTGTATCCATAGATGATTTGGTTGGCATGTGCAGAGACACGCAGACTTCAGGCCCTATCGACACAAGCATCAAACTCACCTATGGCAGTATCCCTGGCTCATATATACTGCGGGAACGAATTGCAGCTCATTGTAGTGGCGAGGGTGCTCGATTTGCCGCCGAGGATATTATCGTTACCCAAGGTGCAATTGGTGCCAACTTCTTGGCTTTGTATAGGTAAGCAAAAGCTCGCAATCGTTTCATTTTCGTTGTCTTATTGATCTTTCGATGAAGCCTCCTAGAGCCTGGAGACCATGTCGTTTGCGTCTACCCGACATACCAGCAGCTATATGATGTTCCTCGCAGCATTGGGGCAGAAGTCACGTTGTGGAAgttgaaagaagaagaaaactTCGTGCCCAATACGGATGACCTGGTGGATTTAATCCAAAACAACACAAAGGTGCGGTCGAAAGCAACATGGAGAGAACTGCCACTTACAATGAATACCAGATGATCATAATCAACAACCCAAACAACCCGACCGGCGCGCCTATTCCGGACAGTATACTGAAACGCATTGCCCAGATAGCAAAGGAGAAAGACGTGATTCTTTTCTCAGATGAGGTTTACCGGCCGCTGTTCCACGGAGGAGCATTTGGTCAGATCCAAGTACCACAGCCAGCGACAGCTTTGGGCCACGAGAAGTCGATGGTGACCGGGTCTATGTCGAAAGGGTATGCTCTGGCTGGCATCAGAGTTGGTTGGATTGCCAGTAGGGATAAATCTATCATATCCACCATAATGGCGGCACGAGACTACACCACCATCAGCGTTTCGCAAATAGACGACCAAATTGCGAGATACGCTCTGTCGCCAGAAGTATCGCCATCTCTCGTTGATCGCAACTTGACTTTGGCAAGAACTAATTCGCGACTGGTCAAGGAGTTCATTGAAGGCTACAAATCGGTATGCTCATGGGTGGAACCCACTGCCGGTACGACCGCTTTCGTTCGATTCAACAATAAGAATGGCGAACCTGTTAACGACGTCGACTTTTGCTTGGACCTGTTGCGCAAGAACAACGTGTTGCTTGTGGCGGGTTCGAAGTGTTTTGGTGATGACAAGGACTTCAAAGGCTATGTAAGAATGGGATACGTTTGTGAGACTGATGTTTTAGTAGAGGGATTGAAGCGATTGGGAGCCTATATCGACTCAAACCTGTTGTAACTAATAAGCGCAAAGGTCAGTAAATACCTTGCAAAGTAACTTAGTGCCCATATCGCGCAAATGGCGCGACTGGTTCTTGCATATCGTTGTCGATTTTTGCGTGCCCCCGTATTCACGCCACGGTGATTTAGTACTAAGTTAGTATGTACATCCCACAACTGCGCGGATCAACGGCACTGCAGCTGGACTTGGCCGAAGCGTCGTCGTCAGCTGTTAATGTCCAACACTCGCACGGCTATACGGAAAGTGGGAGAAAATGCATGAAAAGACAAGGGTCGAATCCAACCATTTTATGAGTTGGATCATCCATTTGTTTTTGGGAAACTCAATTATTGATCTGCCAGGTACCGCGCTTTAATTCGATGGCGCTGATGATCACTTCTTGGCAGTCTCATCTGAGTTTACGAACCACTTTACCACTGTACAAATCTCGTATACCTTGGTAGGTAAGAGTTGGGTACCTATACCGAGATTCAATAGGTAAACCAAGAATGATTATATGCGCTATAATAGAAGCCAAATGTGTGTATTATGAGCATTTCTCTCTTACCAGGTATCCCAACAAACAGAAATCCGACGATAACCAGGGAGAAAGGAGCAGGCTTTAACAACGGGCACGATACCCTTAGCTTCCGATCTTGCTTTCTGTACTCTGTACTCGGCCCATACGAAACAATTAGCACAAGGCTTCGTAAGCCCCAAACGACTAGACCATCTATACCCGGTCAGCCAGTCTAGTCAGTACCCGCCCATTTAGCTGCTAAGATACAACTGCAAGTACAGTAAAGTAtctgatggtgatgagaaACAGAAAGCACAAGACAATAGTTAACGTCTGTTTTGTGTCTTCCATCCGTTGGTC includes:
- a CDS encoding hypothetical protein (BUSCO:40059at5125), which gives rise to MSFGLATSGSRVAARQLLTASRAFSTSAATLEQVPPESPSYIRLPTPPQSDEKKLPRVRGHLPVPREVFPRVGGESKVGLNYLNKTTPPPVSYRKPINDSQVWRKKMAITRRGNLGDGLKELWRRRNERLELHNERVSRKFEENHEAVKAPERADDALTRSTVLKDVLDTKTRVDPERFERAEQSRANNERTLSAKREARRDALMELYINASKFIVSESELKTEIDTIFAEDFFHKQGFDVGRYGSAENTWDVWGKPTSINDMLETTTGVSTKIMDFYETEYDRSVKRQKRIAEEFTGGKME
- a CDS encoding hypothetical protein (SECRETED:SignalP(1-22)~TransMembrane:9 (n8-16c22/23o315-338i821-842o854-877i898-922o934-957i964-982o994-1012i1024-1041o1053-1073i)~BUSCO:3126at5125) — translated: MAPTLRSLLIGAVAFWPGIAMASQNATYSQADQLRAQLALMGDRPDGCPPCFNCLLPAHTCAQYAGCNEFNGKCACPEGFGGDDCLEPLCGSLPKGKDRPMRSGSTCECDEGWTGINCNVCTDNKACNALMEKGEGGVCYQNGEVVNHNYQICDVTNQKITSLLGKQRPEVTFTCKQEDQTCDFQFWVDAVESFYCHLSECDSSADWEETKNTTSYKCNKISCSCIPDRMLCGKDGSIDLTDFLDQSIQGPGRFECTQKHGGTHDCAFKEPEMDALILALIGDSSIFLDCHAGECLYETEVPGWKRPVKKINTPLIAGVIAGCSLFLVAVIILTWYLSRRKLNYGAIRLEDSDDESTKLMADHKPASLYFDDVAYNLNGKQILTGIRGICKPGEVTAIMGASGAGKTTFLDILARKNKRGQVHGNFYVNGEKVDDSDYKNVVGFVDQEDTMLPTLTVHETILTSALLRLPRDMGRAAKEQRVLEVEKELGIHHIRDSLIGSEEGKGRGISGGEKRRVGIACELVTSPSILFLDEPTSGLDAYNAYNVIECLVTLAKTYQRTVIFTIHQPRSNIVALFDRLVLLARGRTVYSGPFNQCQSYFDEIGYECPPGFNIADYLVDLTMHAGSTQSIDDGTVGLDNSSVGPSSTRAIKSVASISGTTSGDDDASSSRPKNHRKHSVKVRQERQLFTRRKTVDTAASSDAGGEDNGAYRLHQNPVDSLAAPLLEDPHDLPPAAATGTDLDIMTQSFIHSEIARSTHEEIQQAIHTAENANGTNSNGYTTEGPNIHVSAVGKGYARVGYLRQFIILSQRTWKNLYRNPMLMLTHYAIAIVLAVFSGYLFYGLTDDIPGFQNRLGLFFFLLALFGFSTLTSLNVFATERLLFVRERANGYYAPATYFAAKVLFDIIPLRIIPPILMGSIIYPMTGLVADSTHFFNFILVLVLFNMAAAAVCLFIGIVCKDGSVANLIGSLVMLFSLLFAGFLLNHKATPKGALWLQTLSIFHYGFESLIVNEVLHLTLVDSKYGLDITVPGAAILSSFGFNNDAMWPDIRNLGIFAAVFIVLSYAAMHILLVERR